The genomic window CTTCAAACATCGCTCCCCAAATTAATGAAGTAAATAAAATTAGTATAATTCCTAGCACTATTTGAGATAGTGGTAAAGCTTTTTCAAAAAACATTAACCCACTTGTAGCCAAAGCTACAAAAATAAAGTTTACAAAAATATAAATAGCTAACCCTGATGAAATTTTGGTATTAAAACGAACAGCCCTTTCAGGTTGAATAATTTTTTCTATATCATATTTAGCTTCTAGTCCGCGTGGCTGCCATCCTGGACGCATAAACCAAACTTTAATTTTATCAACAAAATAAGGTGCTTTTTGAGCCTGCTTAAATAAATCTACCCAATAATGAAAATTTGCCCAAATAGGATTCCAACTTGTATAAGGTGAAACTGTTCCATAAACAGGTTCTTCTTCTTCCTCTTGAAATGAACCAAATATTCGATCCCAAATAATAGAAATTGCTCCATAATTACGATCTAAATATTTAACATTACGGCCATGATGGACACGGTGATGTGCTGGAGTATTGAAAAACCACTCAAAAAAGCCTAATTTGCCTATTGTACGCGTGTGAATCCAAAATTGATAAAGTGTGCTAATTGATTCTGCTGTAAGTAAAATAGCAGGATGTACACCTAATAAACTTAATGGAGCATAAAAAGGCCAAATGCTAAAACCAGAAAACCATGCCTGACGCAAGGCTACAGATAAGTTATATTCTTCGCTGTGATGGTGAACTACATGAATGGCCCAGAGAAAATTTACTTCATGACTTAATCGATGCCACCAATAATAAAAAAAGTCTACACCAACAATTGCTACTACCCACATTAGCCAAACTGGTAATTCAAAAAGTGCATAATTTTCATATAGATAGAAATGTCCTGCTAAAAGTAAGCCTTTTTTTAAAATATGAATTACTTGTTGACCAATACCACAAGTTAAGTCTGTAATTGAATCATTAAGCCGATAATAATGAGCTTTACCTTGTCGGCGAGCAACAAAAATTTCTACCATAATCAAAATAAAAAATACTGGAATAGCTAAGGCAATATAACTAGCACAACTTATCACCTTTCAAATAAATAACATAAATAAAAATTTTGGATTAATTGAAGCCTTCTAATTATGCTTGTTTTTGGTTATCTAGCCAAGCTAAATTGGTAAGACCACTGGAAAAATTTTACAAAAATTTTATTAACAAAATAACAAACCCAGCAGAATTAATTAGACTCTACTGGGTTTATCGGTTTATTTAGTTAAATAACTTTACAGATTAATCACCAACACCGGCTGGAGTATTATCTTTACGTTTTTTCACACCAAGCTGTAGTAATTTACCTTCGGCTGGTTCAGCTTCTCCAACTTGTTTAAGAACGTTTTGTTGATAAAGTTTTTTCATCATTCTAGCTTCTTCTCTAGCATTCATTGGCTTAGTCTTATCACGGTCACGAATTGCATTAGCTGCTTCATCATTAACTATTAATTTGTGATCAAAAGAGCCAAGATTTACATTTCTGTTATTAGCATAAACTTCGTGTTTTCCATATTCCTTGTACCATTTAGCTACAGTAGCATTTTGGTGCATATTCTCAATAATATTTCTCCAACCAATACCAGTATTATAGGCACAGAAAGAAATCTCGCCTTCTTGAGTACCATAAGGAATAATACACATTTCTGTACGGCGGAAATCGTAATTAAAGAGGTCTTGGAACCACATACCAGCAACAAACAAGAAATTCCATGGGTCGCTACGTCGTTTTTCAATATCTTCACGAGTGCGATCACCTGATACTTTACCGTAACTCTTACCAGTTAAGCCAAATGACTTATCAAATTTCTTAAACATTGCTCCTAGTGAAAAGCTCTTAGGTGCGCCATAAGGATTATAATTTTTAAGTAAGGCTAAACCCATCATAAGATTAGACATCCATTTTCCACGGGCAGCATCAGTAATTTTTGTCATATCTTGGACTAGTCCAGGAATATTTAGAAATTGTGGAACAGGTGCCATTTCTTTAGTTTCTTTGTTAACCATTAATGCTGTACCTACACCACAATTAGGATGGCAACCACAGCTTACTTGTCCCCATTCAGCCTTTGGGCCAAATGCTAAATCAGCAAAATCAGCAAAGGAACTCATTAAAGAAAGTGGGAACCAATCACGAGTAGGTTCGGTTATGCTCATTTGGTTTTTAACGTCATGTGCTAAATGTGAAAGGGTATAGCGTTGACGTATACGACGCTCATCGGTGATTTCTTCATCGCGGCCAGTAAAGGAAACTGGTTGAAAAGCAAGGAAGGCAATCTTTTTGGGGTTTTGTAATGCAAACTCTACGATTCTACCTACTTGATCATTATTAACACCATTGACTAGGGTTGTAACAAGAACAATTTCAATACCAGCATCATGGATATTGTTGATAGCTCTTAACTTAACATCAAAGAGGTTGCCGATTTGACGATGGCTATTAGCATCATTACCAATGCCATCAAATTGTAGATAAACATAGCGCAAGCCTGCTTCAGCAGCTTTTCTAGCATATGTCATATCTTTAGCAAATTCAATTCCATTAGTAGCAGCTTGAACACTGTTATAACCAACTTTTCTAGCATAGCGAATAGCATCAAAGAAATAAGGTGACATTGTTGGTTCGCCGCCAGAGAATTGTACTGACATTTGACGACGTGGCTTAATTTGCATTGCATTATCTAAAACTTGTTTAATGTCGTCAAAGTTTAGTTCATGAACAAAACCAACTTGGTTTGCGTCCATAAAACAAGGGTCACACATCATGTTACAACGGTTAGTAAGGTCTACTGTTAAAACTGCACCTCAACCATGTTTAATTGTGCTGCTGCCATAATTATGTAATTTCTCGTCATTGTGCGCCCAAATATCACGACCTGGAAACATTGCTTCAATGTGTTCTAGGAATTTGGAGTCTATTGCCATCATGTCTTCGATTTTGCCATGTTTATGGCATTCTTTTACCATCCAAACTTCGCCATCACGCTCAATAATTTGAGCTTTTACTTCGCCTACTTGCTCATTGATTAATACACGATAATCTTTTTCACCATTAATAATCTGGTTTCGTGCTTCAATAACACATTTTGGGCAAAGTGAATCTGTAGTACGAGGCCAACCTAGTACAGGCTTGGATTTTTGCCAAGACTTGAGCATAGGTTTTTCTGACCATTTAGGGGTAAAAGATGGGTTGGGACGAAATTGATTTAATTTTTGAATTCCATTGAATGCTTTGCCAGCAACTACGCTTAATCCCTTTTCTACCATTTTTTTCAATGACATGTTTTTATCTTTCTCCTTAAGCAGACTTAATTGGTCGCATAATTTAGGGATTTTATTCCCCTAGTCTTAAAATATTGTTTTTAATCACCTAAAAAATTAGCCATATGGCTAAGAACAAAATAAAGCTTGTTATTAAGAAAATTAACTTTATCCAGCATTAACTAATTCTTCTTTTTCGGACTTGGTTGAAGTTGCTTTTGCAGCTACTTTCTTAGATTTTTTAGAAGTTAGTGATACTAGTTTTAACTCTTCAGCAATAGCTCGGCCTGGGGTTAAAGTAAGGCTTACTGGGTCTGGTAAAGTTTGTGGAGCCGAACGCCAGTTATCCATTACTGCTACTTTATGCACACAAGCTACTGTGCAATAAGGTGCGCAATCTTTTTTGGTGTTAAACTCTCGGACAATATCCTGTGTTGTATATTGCAGTAAATCTACTCCAGGATAGCCTCGGCGTTGAGAACAATAGTGTACTAAACCATCTTCACAAATATAAAGGTAACGACTACCAGCCCGACAACGCCAATCATTTGCTTTTCCAGTAGCTAAATTATCCTGAAAGCGATTAAAGCGAGCATAACTAGTTTTTCCTAAATCTCTTAACTGCATAAAGATATTTTGTTCAACTTCATTAAGTTGACCTAGTTGTCCGTGATGGTCATGAATAATTCCTACAGTAGTAGAAAATCCTAGCTCTACGGCTCGTTTTCCAACTACTAGGGCATCTTCTGGGGTACGAATACCACCGCCAATAACAGAGTTGATATTTACTGCAAAAACTGCATGTTCTTGGAGCATTTGCAGTTTTTTATCTAATACTTTTAAGCTTTTAACAGAAATTTCATCAGGTTGGATATTATCAATGCTAATTTGCATATAATCCAAACCTGCTTCATTTAGTCGTTTGATACGCTCTGGCATAAGCAGATAGCCATTTGTAATCATACCAACTAACAAACCTGATTTACGGGCATGAGCAATAATTTCATCTAAGTCTGGGTGTAAAAGAGGCTCACCACCACTAAAAACCAAAGCAGAAAGACCTAGTTTAACTAAGTGGTCAATTCGCTTTTTCATTGTCTCTAAAGCAATACCCTTAGAGTAATCATCATATTCATTGCAATAAACACAAGATAAATTGCATTTGCGAATAGGTATAATATGAGCAACTAATGGATGGTTAGTTGATGTAAGTCCTTTGGCGATAAACTTTAGCTCTTTTACCTTTCGTTGCCAAGCGGCACGAGTTTTTTTACATTCATAGCTTAAAAGTTATAGAGCTCTTTAGAACAAGATCAGGAAAATAGCACTAATTTTCTATTTCAACAAGCTTTGCTTCTCTGTTTTGTACCTTTAGCTGAACTAGTTGCTTTTAGTGGCCTGTTTTAGGTAGGTTTTGGCACATTAGCATTAAATATAGATTAGTTTCAGCTTATTAGGTGTGTTGTCTTAAAGCTAAAGCAAAATTTATGCCACTCAGAGTAGAATATTTAATAGCTTTATTTACAATAAGTTACAAATAATAAAATAGTTTGTGCTTTTTAGCAAAAAATGCTTGCGTGTCGAAATGACACAGGCTTTTAATCTTATAGTTAACTAATTAGTCAAGAGTAGATTTTAGTGAGTCTTATTGACTCACAGAAGGTTTAACAAAAATTTTTCCTGTATCAAAACGACACAAAATATTAATTAAGAGGTTATTTTTTTTGATCTGCTAATTCATTTAAGGCTGGATCAAGTTCTGAAAGATTGTCATTTGATTTGTCTAATTCTCTTAATTCTCTTAATTCTCCTAATTCGCCTATTTGTAAAAATAGGCGATCGTAGACAAATAAATGTAACCAAACTAAAGGAAAACATAATGCAGGAAGTAAGGCTTTTGCCCAGAAATTAAACCAGTTTTGTCTTAATTTTGAATAAAATTTAGCTAAAATTATACGTAAGAACAATAATATTGCTAAAATAGGGCTAATTGTTAATATTGCTTGATTTAAAGGAATATTTAATATTGTTTGGACATGCTCAATATTCCAAATAATGCTTAAAATAGAAAAAATACCAAGAAGAATTAAAAGAAAAACTAGAAATAATACTGTTAAACTAATAGTTCTTACTTGAGAATTTAAGCGAAATACTTTAAGAAATCTTTCAGTAGCTACTTTAAGCTGAAATAAAAAGTCTTCAGTAGGTTGGCGCATTAGAGGAGCAATTTTTAGAAAATTCCAATTTATCTTATTAGCTTGTTTTTTAATAAATACTTGTTGAAAAGATGTTTGGTCAAAAGTTTGCTCACTAAGCTTATAGCCATAATACATCAAGGAATCTGCTTCTAAGTTAGTAAATGAATCTAAATGCGTTCGTACTCGTGCTAATAACTGTTGAACTTTTGGATCTATGCCAGTTTTATCACTATCTAACTTAGTAGTTGGTAAATCAGGGCTTAGAGAATTATTAGAGTCTGATAAGTGGTGTTTAGTAGTAATTGGAAAGTTTTTTCTTAAATGAATAAAAGCAGTATGGTTTTTATGCTTACCTGTTAGCATTCTTAAGAGTTGTTCTTCTCTAAGTCGATCTCCTAGCATACTTCTTACTCTTAGAAGTAAACCATCTGTACGTAAATCTGGGCGCGTTTCAAACTCTAACGGACGACAAGCATCACTAATAATAAAATCTGTACAACCAAAAGTAAGTAACCCTGCAATTCCTTGGTTATCGTGTACTCCAGCATCAACTAATTGTAGTTGAATATCATCTGGATATAGCCCATCTATTTTTATTGGTGCAAAAACACCAGGCAGTGCAGCAGAGGCAGCAACAGCGTGGCTTAAAAGAAAATTTTTATGCTTATCTTTTAATTTTTGGTAGCTTTCTGGTCTAAGTAATCTAGGGTTTTTATCTACACTTTGCCAATCTAGGGTGTCACGGGGATGTTCTCCCATATGAGTAGCTTCAAAATACCAATTGCGACCAGTGTTTAAGAGGGCAGCATTGATAAGCAAAACGGGGACTTTTGCTTGGCGGGATGGATTATCTTTTAAGGGGTAAAAATTATTATTTTCTCCTTTAGGAATAATCTTTAAATCAGACATTTTTATAGGTTCTTTGCTGTTTTTATTAAAAACTGGTCTATAAAAATGCTCTTCATAAAGCTCTGCTAAACGTATGCTAGAATTATAGTTATCCCCAGCCATACGGATAGTCTTAAAAGGATTCTTATAAGCTGTCATAATAATATTTTTTTGAACAGCTTTAAGAAAATCTACTTCTATTTTTTGTAAGATATCTAAGTAATCTTTATTAGAAATTTCATCGTCAGACTTGGTTTCCAGTAAATTTTTTAGATGTAAATAATAAAGTGCGCCAATAATGGAACCACCTGAGACAGTAGAAATAACTTCCACCTGTCTTAATAATCCTATTTCAGCTAGATGTGCTAGTAGGCCAATATGGAAGAAAGAAGCACGAAAACCGCCCCCAGAAAGTGCTAAGCCCAATTTAGGTAGATTAGGATTAGCATTTTCTAAGAACGGTTTTAACATAATTACCTACTATATTAAGCTAGGAAAGTAAATTTACTTATCGGTAATAAGGGTTTGCACCACCAGCATGATCTGTAGCATCTAAGATTTGTCCAATGCTAGGAACTGCTTCACGAATCATACGTTCAATTCCCATTTTCAAAGTCATATTAGCCGAGCCACAACCTTGGCAACCGCCACCCATGCGAATATAAACATTATTGTTTTCTACATTAATTAAATCTACAAAACCACCATGTGAAGCTACACTAGGATTAATTTGTAGATCTAATACTTCTTGAACTTTTTTTCTAAGCTCTTCTGTTGATAGAGTGTTAGCATAAACTTCTGGTTGTAAAAAAGCGCGAATAAAGCCGCCAATACGTTTTCCAATAACTGACCAATCATCATGACCATCTTTTACAACAGTTAATACATTGTCAGCTATTTCCGCTTTTTTGATTTCAGGAATGCTAAAAAGGTTTTCTGCTAAAGCGTTTCCTTTTGCAGATGTTTTGCTTGTAAAACTAGCAGTACCATTAATTAGCGGTCTATCTGCCATAAAACGGCAAGTATTTATGTCTTGTTTATCTACATTAGCTTTAATCATTATTGCTTGACTCATTATTTTTTATTCCTCCAAAATAAAGTTGTTATTTTGCGCTCATTATAACAACTTAAATAATTAGCTGCGACTAGCTTTGCACTACTTACCGATAAGTGTATTTATTGGAGACAAAAAACTAAGTAGTAAAATCTTGTATTTAATAATAGCTTTTAACATACACATATAATCTATAAGCTATATTTTTTATCCCTACTAAAATATTTAATTTCTTGCAAATAGCTTATTGATTATAATATATTTCTTTTAGCATATTAATTATATATTTATATAGTTATATTATTAAATATAGGTGGGTATTTATGAGTAAATCTTCTAGTAAGCCAAATATGTCAATGGAAGCATTAGAATTAGTGGCAGAACGTTTTAAGGCTTTGTCTGAGCCAATTAGACTTCGTATTTTACAAGAATTACATGATGGTGAAATGAGTGTTTCGGAAATTACACAAGTAATAGATTCTAGTCAGCCTAATGTAAGCAAACACTTAAAGTTATTACAAGATGCTGGCCTACTAGCACGACGACAAGAAGGAAATACAGTTTATTACTCTATTTCTGATAAAGTAATTTTTGATATTTGCGAAATAGTTTGTAATAGTTTACGGGAAAAATTTTCTGCTAAAGCTGATGCTCTTAGTCTTAAATTAAAATAATTATCTTAAGTTACAAAGTTTGTTTTCAGTTATTGCAAGTAAGTCAAAGCTTAACTAAACTTAGCTACCAAGACTCTAACGAAATTAAAAGTTTTAACTGTTTCAATCGACACATTTTTCTAAATTTCTAAAACAATTTAGCTAAACAACAAAAATTTTATTTCATCAGCATATAAAAACTTAGGAGCTTTTATGAAGTGGACTAACACACTAAAACATTTTTTCTTGTTTTTAATTTGTTTTCAATTAATGACTTTAGGCTTGCCAATAGCAAACAATGAAGTTTTAGCTAAACCTAGAACATCAAAAAAGCTAGAAATGAATCCTGAAATACTTCCTGGACTTGCTGCAAAAGTTGATGTTGTGGAAGATGAATTTGGAACGCCACATATTTTTGGCAAAAACTTTAAGGATGTTTTTTTTATGCAGGGCTTTTTGCATGCACGGGATAGATTTTTCCAAATGGATGTTACACGTCGCACGGTTGAAGGCTCTTTAGCTGAATTACTTGGCGTTGGGCCAAATAACAGTATTTTATCTAGCGATGTGCAATTGCGAGGCTTAAATCTTAAAGCTTCTGTCACCAAAGCTTTATCAATGATGCAAAAAGAAACTCGACAATTCTTAAAAGCTTATAGTGATGGTGTTAATGCCTACTTAAAAGACAACCCACTACCAGCAGAATATCAAGCATTAAAAATCACCCAAAAACGTATGTGGACGGAAACAGACTGTTTATTAGTTGGTAAAGGTTTAGCACTAAGTCTTTCTTTTGACACAGGCGATATTAACAACACATTAGCTTTACAAGCTTATCAAGCAGCAGGTATGGCGCAAGGTTTTGATGGTTCAGCATTATTTTTTGAAGATGTATTTCGTGTAGCTCCTTTTGACCCAAGTTTTTCTATTCCTGACGCAACGGGTCGGCCATTTTCTACCACTGGCACTAAAGCTAATAATCAAAGACTTAGTGCTAAAGTCCAAGAGCAGCAAAAATGGGCTAAACATATTTCTGACACAATTAAGCCTGAAACTTTAGAAATGGCTCAAGACTACTTAAATAAAGTTAAAAATATTCCTCTGCTAGCTAATGGTGCTGAAGGTCATGACCCAGATCGTGGAAGCAATTGGTTTATTTTAAGTGGTAGACTAACTGATTCTGGCGCACCGCTTTTAAATAATGATCCTCACTTAGGGTTTAATACTCCTCCAATTTGGTATCAAGTTCAACTTAATGTTACAAAAGGCAAAGGCAAAAAATTACTTAATGTTACAGGAGTAAGTTTAGCTGGGGTGCCTGGTGTGGTTTTAGGCCATAATGATGATATTGCTTGGGGTGCAACCACTTCAAACTTTGATGTTACAGATGTTTATCAAGAACAAATTAAAGCACAATTTGGTAGTGTATCAATTATTCATGATGGCAAAGAAGAACCTGTAATATTTCGAGATGAGTTTTTCCGAGCAAATCAAGTGGTAGATGGTATGAATGATAATTTAGTTATGATACCTGCTAGTGATTCTGTTCCTGGCCGATTTCCTTCTGTTCCACGTCGTAATGGTGGCCCAATTGTATCTATTAACTTATCTGCTCAAACAGCTTTAACACTGCAATATACTGGCTTTGGGCCAACTTTAGAAGTAGAAACATTTCTTGGCTTTAACCGTGCAAAAAATGTTGATGATTTCAAAAAAGCATTAGAGTTTTTTGATGTTGGATCACAAAACTTTTCTGTGATTACCACAACAGGCGATATGGCTTATTTTACAACAGGCGAAGTGCCTATAAGAGAAGACCTAGAAGCAGGTAAAGTTAACGGCGCACCTCCGTTTTTAATTCGTAATGGTGTAACTGGTAATGAATGGATGAGCATTAGAAATCGTCAACCAAACCAAGTCTTACAATATGAAATTTTGCCTTTTAATGAGCTACCTCAAGTCGTCAATCCAACCAACGGTTTTGTAGTTACTGCAAACGCTGACCCAACAGGTATTACAGCCAACAACAACCCATTTGAGCGTAAACGAGCAACAGGGGGAATCTATTATCTAGCTGCTACTGGTTATGCTTCGGGTGCGCGTAATGCACGATTAACAAAAGATATTCAAGAAGCTATTGCAAGCGGGCAGAAAATTACAGTTGAAATGGCCCGACGTTTTCAAGCAGATGTAAGAATGCGTGATGCAGAAATTTTAATGCCATTTATTCAACAAGCTTTTGCTAATGCTACAGCCGTAAATGCTCCAACTGAACTTTCTGCACTAGCCAAAGATGCAGGTATAAGTGAAGCTGTAAATCGCTTTAAGACTTGGGATTTTAGCACCCCTACAGGCTTAAAATCTGGTTATGATTCTTTTGTAGCTTTTGGCAGTGACCCTTCACAAAAACAAATTGATGATAGTGTTTCTACCACAATTTATAGCCTGTGGCGTTCACAAATGGTTAGAGATACTATTGATGCCACACTTCAATCAATGCAATTAACTAGACTTCCTGATAATGCTACCTCTATGGCATCTCTTCGTAATTTACTAGATAAATTTTCATCCAACAAAGGAAAAGGTGTTTCAGGAATATTTTTCTTTGGAAATACTGGTTTAGATAGTGCAAGTCCTGAAGTACAAAGAGATTTTGTTATTTTACGTAGCTTGCGACGTGCTTTAGATTCATTGGCGGCCAGATTTTGCTCTAGCTTTCCAAGGCTCTACCAAACAAAGTGATTATCGTTGGGGAGCTTTACATCGTGTTTCCTTCCCAAGTATGTTAGGGGTAAATACTGATTTTACAATTCCTTCTGTTAATGGCAAGTTCCAATCTCCAGTTCCAGGGCTTTTTGGACTACCTAGAGACGGAGGTTTTGATGTTCCAAACGCTTCTGGACATTCAGTTAGAGCTAGGGGAGTCAATGATTTTACTTTTAGAAGTGGGCCTAGCAAACGCACAACTATTGTTATGAAACCTGGGGCAATTGATTTTACTACTGCTATACCAGGTGGACAAAGTGCAGCACCTAATAGCAAATTCTTTGATAATTTACTTCAGTTTTGGTTAACAGCAGATGTTTATCCTGTACGTGATATTACTAAGCCAACTGCGGCACCAAATGAAAAACGTACTACTTTTGCTCCATTCAGAAAAGAGTAGGTCTTACTATAAATAAACAATTTTGTTAAATTTTAGCCCAGCAGATAGATCGCTGGGCTAATAATTTGTTGATACTATTATTGTTCTCGTTTTTGATAATAGCTTGTCCCAGAAACGGGCACCACATCTTGATTTTCCTTCTAGTTATTTTAGCTAAGTCCAATTAGATAAGTAGTTAACTAATAATACTTGAGTGGCATAGAAGTTTCTTTATAGTTAGCTTGGAGGCATTAAATGGACATTCAGCGCAAAGGCGTTAGTCGCAACCGCAAAATTCGCAATATTGTTTATCTAGTCCTAACACTAGTTGTTATTGCTGGTGTTAGCGTTGGTCTATCAAAGTTAAAACCTGCTGCTCCAACTGTTGAACGCTCTACAATTTGGGTTGACAGTGTTAAACAAGGCGCGATGCTGCGCCAAGTTCGCGGATTAGGAACATTAGTTCCTGAAGACATTCGTTTTATTCCTGCCACAACTCAGGGCAGAGTAGAAAAAATTCTTGTCCGTCCCGGTGCAATGGTGACACCTGACACAGTTTTAATGGTGTTAAGCAACCCAGAGCTTGATCAATCTGTTCAAGATGTAGACCTTCAACTAAAAGGCGCAGAAGCTGATTATGCTACATTACAAGTAAAATTAGAAAGCCAACAATTAGACCAACAAGCCATTGCTGCTAGTGTTCAAGCTGATTATAACCAAGCAAAATTACAAGCTGAAGCAAACGAAGAACTTTATAACAAAGGGTTACTTTCAGAATTACTTTATAAAGTAGCTAAAAATAAAGTTTCAGAACTAGCCACACGTTGCCAAATTGAAGAAAAACGTATAACAATTAGTTCAGAGTCCACTAAAGCCCAATTAGTAGCTCAACAAGCTAAAACTGACCAATTACGCGCCCTTTATCAACTAAGACGAAACCAATTAGATTCGCTTAACGTTCGCGCGGGTAGCAATGGAGTCTTACAACAATTATCAGTTGAAGTAGGCCAACAAGTCACCATTGGCACAAATCTAGCTCGTGTTGCCGACCCTAGTCGCTTAAAAGCAGAATTAAAAATTGCAGAAACTCAAGCTAAAGATATTCAAGTAGGGCAAAATGCTACAATTGATACTCGTAATGGAATTATTGCAGGCCAAGTTACTCGAATAGATCCAGCCGTGTTACAAGGCACTGTTACTGTAGATGTTGCTTTACTAGAATAACTGCCTAAAGGCGCACGTCCTGATTTAAGCGTAGATGGTACAATTGAGTTAGAAAATTTAACTAATATTCTTTATGTTGGTCGACCTGTTCATGGTCAAGCTAATAGCACAATAGGCTTATTTAAGCTAGATAGCACTGGAAAAGAAGCCATTCGTGTAACTGTAAAACTTGGTCGTAGTTCTGTTAATACAATTGAAGTTATAGAAGGTCTTTCTGTAGGAGAACAAGTAATTCTTTCCGATATGTCTGCTTGGGATGCTTATAATCGTGTCCGATTAAATTAAAAGTCTGATAAATCAAGGAGAACAATAACAATGAGTAAAGCTGACCAGCCCTTAATACGCTTAGAAGGAGTAACTAAAGTTTTTTATACCGATGAAGTAGAAACACACGCCCTTTCAGGCATTGAGCTAGAAATCCGATCAGGTGAATATGTTTCTATTGCTGGGCCATCTGGTTGCGGTAAATCTACGTTACTATCAATCTTAGGTCTACTTGATACACCCAGCCAAGGAAGTTATGCCTTAAATGGTAAACCTGTAGAAAAGCTAACTTTACCCGAACGCGCCAGAATTCGTAATCAAGAAATAGGCTTTATTTTTCAGAGTTTTAATTTAATTGGAGATTTAACAGTTTATGAAAATGTTGAACTGCCG from Blastocatellia bacterium includes these protein-coding regions:
- a CDS encoding penicillin acylase family protein yields the protein MHWRPDFALAFQGSTKQSDYRWGALHRVSFPSMLGVNTDFTIPSVNGKFQSPVPGLFGLPRDGGFDVPNASGHSVRARGVNDFTFRSGPSKRTTIVMKPGAIDFTTAIPGGQSAAPNSKFFDNLLQFWLTADVYPVRDITKPTAAPNEKRTTFAPFRKE